In Campylobacterota bacterium, one DNA window encodes the following:
- the rsmG gene encoding 16S rRNA (guanine(527)-N(7))-methyltransferase RsmG — MVKMSQKSPDLLWQEFADQEGLNPQQVEQFKQYESFLNLHNQQFNLTAITDLRSILRHHFSDSLVLRQCYELQAISSIADIGTGAGFPAIPLKIVFPHLKLVLIEVNHKKRQFLTDLANVLGLDDVQVCEYDWRTFLRITDYEIDLFVTRAALDPLELIRVFKPACVYNKAELVYWASKDFTPQTKVVPFIKREHVYKIGSRSRKLLFFGKP; from the coding sequence ATGGTCAAAATGAGCCAAAAATCACCCGATCTTCTTTGGCAAGAGTTTGCCGATCAGGAAGGATTAAATCCCCAACAGGTCGAGCAATTCAAGCAGTATGAGTCATTTTTAAACCTGCATAACCAGCAGTTTAACCTGACAGCGATTACTGATCTTCGTTCGATTTTACGCCACCACTTCAGTGACAGCCTTGTACTGCGCCAATGTTATGAGCTACAGGCTATTTCTTCAATTGCTGACATTGGTACAGGAGCAGGGTTTCCAGCGATTCCACTCAAAATTGTCTTTCCCCACCTTAAGCTCGTGCTGATCGAGGTTAACCACAAAAAGCGTCAGTTTTTGACCGATTTGGCTAATGTGCTTGGCCTTGATGATGTTCAGGTCTGTGAGTATGACTGGCGTACATTTTTGCGTATCACCGACTATGAAATTGATCTGTTTGTTACCCGTGCTGCGCTGGATCCACTTGAGCTGATCAGGGTCTTTAAGCCAGCATGTGTTTACAACAAGGCAGAGCTTGTGTATTGGGCAAGCAAAGACTTTACACCGCAGACCAAAGTGGTGCCGTTTATCAAGCGTGAGCATGTATACAAGATTGGTAGCCGCTCGCGTAAGCTTTTGTTTTTTGGTAAGCCGTAA
- a CDS encoding Zn-dependent oligopeptidase: protein MRKINYCALLACVMSMASCGDSTTNKHSLRRGADSMQVRLVQSIDDIKASFPKTIEEIEHIIEDTIKHVSAQLDVIIAIDKSDRTFDNTARAFDLAEEFYHTSLTPLHVLEMLSPEQTMREACHKAIIKLQTFYIEAFEKKPLYQAFVDFQADGATREQLSDEQHYFLTESIKDFERAGFKLPDEQFAQAQALKKELSELSLQFETNIAQDKSAITATEGELDGVDPDYIKTLEKNEKEQYVVKCNYPARSEIMEECHNSKTRERFYRAFQNRAYPANKEVLEKIIAKRDQLAKLLGFESFAALNVDSVMAKTTDRVEQFLDDLTGTIGSKVEKERAEWTKQLPDGVQLDGDGKLKPWDMAYLKNQYKKKHYSYDEREVADYFPVEHALKGVFDIYQEFLDLQFTMLPIDQSWHDQVQLIEVRDRQSKALRGYVLLDLYPRDNKYSHACEIGVVSTKLDKGVPTPALVVVVANFPQAMGDKPALLKYNDLTTFFHEFGHAMHQILGVTEMASFSGTSVKRDFVEMPSQMFEEWLYDKKMLKMVSSHYKTGEQLPDHLIEKIQQLKSFDSGFWIARQAVFSYQALEYFKAGGVKDLDGICKELQTRLLPYVAYEPDAHHWASFGHLTGYGAKYYGYLWSKVFALDMFEHVKREGLLSKTAGQRLIKTVLGRGGSVDPEILLKDFLGRAPSQDAFLKDYGIRS from the coding sequence ATGAGAAAAATTAATTATTGTGCTTTGCTTGCTTGTGTTATGAGCATGGCAAGTTGCGGTGATAGTACAACCAATAAACATTCATTACGGCGTGGAGCAGATAGCATGCAGGTCAGATTAGTGCAGTCAATAGATGACATTAAAGCCTCATTTCCTAAAACAATAGAAGAGATTGAGCATATTATTGAAGATACCATCAAACACGTTAGTGCACAGCTTGATGTGATTATAGCAATTGACAAAAGCGATCGCACCTTTGACAACACAGCTCGCGCTTTTGATCTTGCTGAAGAGTTTTACCACACGAGTTTGACGCCCCTGCATGTGCTTGAAATGCTCAGTCCGGAGCAAACAATGCGCGAAGCGTGTCATAAGGCTATCATAAAACTACAGACGTTTTATATCGAGGCTTTTGAGAAAAAGCCTCTCTACCAGGCGTTTGTAGATTTCCAGGCAGATGGAGCAACACGTGAACAACTCTCTGATGAACAACATTATTTTTTAACTGAATCAATCAAAGATTTTGAACGTGCCGGCTTCAAACTTCCTGATGAGCAGTTTGCACAAGCGCAGGCGCTTAAAAAAGAATTATCAGAGCTATCATTGCAGTTTGAGACAAACATAGCTCAGGACAAAAGCGCAATTACAGCAACGGAAGGCGAGCTTGATGGTGTTGATCCAGACTATATTAAGACGTTAGAGAAAAATGAAAAGGAACAGTACGTTGTCAAGTGTAATTACCCGGCACGTTCTGAGATTATGGAAGAGTGTCATAACTCAAAAACCCGAGAGCGTTTTTACCGAGCGTTTCAAAATCGTGCCTATCCGGCTAACAAAGAAGTTCTTGAAAAAATTATTGCAAAACGTGATCAACTGGCAAAACTGCTTGGGTTTGAAAGTTTTGCGGCACTCAATGTTGACAGTGTAATGGCTAAAACGACTGATCGCGTCGAGCAGTTTCTTGACGACTTGACGGGAACTATTGGCAGTAAGGTGGAAAAGGAACGAGCAGAGTGGACCAAGCAGCTTCCCGATGGTGTTCAGCTAGACGGCGATGGCAAACTTAAGCCCTGGGACATGGCGTATCTTAAAAATCAGTATAAAAAGAAGCACTATAGCTATGATGAGCGTGAAGTTGCAGATTACTTCCCTGTAGAGCATGCGCTTAAAGGTGTCTTTGATATTTACCAAGAATTTTTGGATTTGCAGTTTACAATGTTGCCGATTGACCAAAGTTGGCATGACCAAGTACAACTCATTGAAGTACGTGATCGTCAGTCAAAAGCATTACGTGGATATGTGTTGCTTGACCTGTATCCTCGTGACAACAAATACTCTCACGCTTGCGAAATTGGTGTCGTTTCGACCAAGCTTGACAAAGGCGTGCCAACGCCAGCTTTGGTTGTTGTTGTTGCCAACTTTCCTCAGGCAATGGGTGACAAGCCAGCGCTGCTTAAATATAACGACCTGACTACCTTCTTTCATGAATTTGGCCATGCAATGCATCAAATCCTGGGTGTGACGGAAATGGCGTCGTTTTCGGGAACAAGTGTTAAGCGAGACTTTGTGGAAATGCCTTCACAGATGTTTGAAGAGTGGTTGTATGACAAAAAGATGCTCAAGATGGTTAGTTCGCACTACAAAACTGGTGAACAATTGCCAGATCATTTGATTGAAAAAATTCAGCAACTCAAGAGTTTTGATTCAGGTTTTTGGATTGCGCGTCAAGCCGTGTTTTCATACCAGGCGCTTGAATATTTTAAGGCTGGTGGTGTAAAAGATCTTGATGGTATTTGCAAAGAGCTTCAGACGCGTCTTCTGCCATATGTTGCGTACGAACCAGATGCTCATCATTGGGCATCGTTTGGACACTTGACCGGTTATGGCGCCAAGTACTACGGCTATTTGTGGTCAAAGGTGTTTGCACTTGATATGTTTGAGCACGTTAAACGTGAAGGGTTGTTGAGTAAGACTGCCGGGCAGCGTTTGATTAAAACAGTGCTTGGTCGAGGTGGTAGTGTTGACCCAGAAATCTTGCTTAAAGACTTTTTAGGCAGAGCGCCAAGTCAAGATGCGTTCCTAAAAGATTACGGTATTCGCTCGTAA
- a CDS encoding tetratricopeptide repeat protein yields the protein MIRKYRHLFVLCSVIFFSPGCGKKGNKGLARTYHKMAVAHLTDQTMSDSSLRQALAYVDQALTLVPDAWQSLALKATLLFKLSRHQQSMDCFVRALSCCTTLQQKADVRNNYACVLAQNGKQEQALELWHELACDQHYLTPEVALVNQGKVLVEQGKFSQAKRCFADAVMRAPDFLDARYYLALVASWLDDWLLANHELENILFVAPDHAGAQALKAYVEQCKNGLYKQA from the coding sequence ATGATCAGAAAATATCGGCACTTATTTGTTCTGTGTTCTGTTATATTTTTTTCTCCAGGCTGTGGAAAGAAGGGCAATAAAGGTTTGGCTCGTACATACCACAAAATGGCGGTGGCTCACCTTACCGATCAAACGATGAGTGATAGCTCTCTCAGGCAAGCATTGGCATATGTTGATCAGGCACTTACTTTGGTGCCGGATGCTTGGCAGTCTTTGGCACTCAAAGCAACATTGTTATTCAAACTTTCTCGGCATCAACAAAGTATGGACTGCTTTGTTCGGGCGCTCAGTTGTTGTACAACGTTACAGCAAAAAGCTGATGTGCGTAACAATTATGCTTGTGTGTTAGCGCAAAACGGCAAGCAGGAGCAGGCTCTTGAGCTTTGGCATGAGCTGGCATGCGATCAGCATTATCTCACCCCTGAGGTAGCACTCGTCAATCAAGGTAAGGTATTGGTTGAGCAGGGTAAATTTTCTCAAGCAAAGCGCTGTTTTGCAGATGCTGTAATGCGTGCTCCAGATTTTTTAGATGCGCGTTATTATCTCGCGCTTGTTGCCAGTTGGCTAGATGATTGGCTGTTGGCAAACCATGAGCTTGAAAATATTCTATTTGTGGCACCTGATCATGCTGGTGCGCAGGCACTCAAGGCATATGTTGAGCAATGTAAGAATGGTCTGTACAAACAAGCATGA
- the dnaA gene encoding chromosomal replication initiator protein DnaA, which yields MQLVWDEFLKIMKAEAGSQIVETWFKAVNLEQWDPATKTVTLKMPNEFVSKWIRDHYLTLLKTHLGRLLHSTDLKLNLTCSQQDTEPEPPKPTHTILPASIVHYNPRNQGDDTRITAVGKAPHTNFAALKVTRKARPVTSSHLNDKYQFSSFIVGPSNSLAHAAAFAICKNLGKVYNPLFIYGGTGLGKTHLLHAIGNEVRRHNPGLHVRYETADRFINEFINCIRFDRSREFRSKYQKIDLLLIDDIQFLSNKEQTQEAFFHIFNSLHEKHKQIVFSSDTFPKDIKGLQGRLKSRMEWGLVADIQMPHLETKIAILKKKSDQHNIHLPDEVADYIASRVRSNIRELEGALVRVAAFADLTHQPITLEMAKRVLLTLNEQRNEDTSLEHVVKVVGKHYGVSPQEIKSKKRHKNIALARQISFFLMKKLTHSSLQTIGSFIGKRDHSTVIHALTKIDSLLKTDHSFEQKIKVIEQEILTD from the coding sequence GTGCAGCTTGTTTGGGATGAATTTCTAAAAATCATGAAAGCTGAAGCTGGTAGCCAAATTGTTGAAACTTGGTTTAAGGCGGTCAATCTTGAACAATGGGATCCTGCCACAAAAACCGTGACATTAAAAATGCCAAACGAGTTTGTAAGCAAATGGATTCGCGATCACTACCTCACATTGCTCAAAACACACCTCGGTCGTCTTCTTCACTCAACCGATTTAAAATTAAACCTAACTTGCAGCCAACAAGACACTGAACCTGAACCACCAAAACCTACGCACACAATTTTGCCAGCTTCAATTGTTCATTACAACCCCAGAAACCAGGGTGATGACACTCGTATAACAGCTGTTGGAAAGGCTCCCCATACAAATTTTGCGGCGCTTAAGGTAACGAGAAAGGCACGCCCCGTCACATCAAGCCACCTCAATGATAAGTATCAGTTTAGTAGCTTTATTGTTGGACCAAGCAACTCACTTGCACATGCTGCTGCATTTGCAATCTGCAAGAATTTAGGAAAAGTCTACAACCCACTTTTCATTTATGGCGGAACTGGCCTTGGCAAAACACACCTGCTACATGCTATTGGCAATGAAGTACGTCGCCACAACCCCGGCCTGCATGTTCGTTACGAAACAGCTGATCGATTCATCAACGAATTCATCAACTGTATACGCTTTGACCGCTCACGCGAATTTCGTAGTAAATATCAAAAAATTGACCTGCTTCTTATTGACGACATCCAGTTCCTGTCAAACAAGGAACAAACACAGGAAGCCTTTTTTCACATATTCAATTCGCTTCATGAAAAACATAAACAAATTGTTTTCTCGTCAGATACTTTTCCCAAGGACATTAAAGGTCTGCAAGGTCGACTTAAATCACGTATGGAATGGGGGCTTGTCGCAGACATTCAAATGCCTCATTTGGAAACAAAAATCGCCATCCTGAAAAAAAAATCAGACCAACACAACATTCACTTGCCTGACGAAGTTGCCGACTACATAGCCTCACGCGTTCGCTCAAATATTCGTGAACTTGAGGGAGCATTGGTGCGGGTTGCTGCCTTTGCAGATTTAACACATCAGCCCATCACGCTTGAAATGGCCAAACGAGTACTTTTAACGCTCAATGAGCAACGCAATGAAGACACATCACTTGAGCATGTTGTCAAGGTTGTCGGCAAACACTACGGTGTTTCACCGCAAGAAATCAAATCAAAAAAACGCCACAAAAACATTGCACTCGCACGGCAAATCTCATTCTTCCTCATGAAAAAATTAACCCATAGCTCGCTACAAACAATTGGATCGTTCATCGGAAAACGCGATCACTCAACTGTCATTCACGCACTAACAAAAATTGACAGCCTACTTAAAACTGACCATTCGTTTGAGCAAAAAATCAAAGTTATTGAACAAGAAATTTTGACCGATTAA
- the rsmH gene encoding 16S rRNA (cytosine(1402)-N(4))-methyltransferase RsmH, which yields MKKKLTPNGTLQTKNYHHISVMTNEVLTYLDPQPGKLYVDATFGGGGHTRAILQAEPQAHVLALDWDQEAIEHNAAALEEEFGDRCNVVWANYAHLAKVLKKENIKHIDGALVDLGTSQHQIHQKAGFSFQTDTPLDMRMSAAHSKKTAAHILNTYTEKKLADVLFEYGQEKQSRKIAHAVVEQRKKKRFETTGDLIEVIERIMPAAFFKAKHHIHPATRTFQALRIEVNDEFAHIHSFLKACLDHFAPDGKLVCISFHSLEDRIIKTFFKEHSDALKIITKKPIVATDEEIKQNPSSRSAKLRAAICIK from the coding sequence ATGAAAAAAAAATTAACCCCAAATGGCACGTTACAAACAAAAAACTACCACCACATTAGTGTTATGACCAATGAAGTCTTAACCTACCTTGACCCTCAGCCAGGCAAGCTCTATGTCGACGCAACGTTCGGTGGGGGTGGCCATACCCGTGCCATATTACAAGCAGAACCACAGGCACACGTTTTAGCCCTAGACTGGGACCAAGAAGCGATTGAACACAATGCTGCCGCGCTAGAAGAAGAGTTTGGCGATCGATGCAATGTCGTGTGGGCAAACTATGCTCACCTGGCAAAAGTGCTCAAAAAAGAAAACATCAAACACATTGATGGTGCACTTGTTGATCTAGGCACTTCTCAGCACCAAATTCATCAAAAAGCAGGCTTTTCATTTCAAACAGACACCCCTCTTGATATGCGCATGTCCGCAGCTCACAGCAAGAAAACGGCTGCTCACATACTCAACACATACACAGAAAAAAAACTTGCCGATGTCCTTTTTGAATATGGGCAAGAGAAACAATCACGTAAAATTGCACACGCAGTTGTTGAGCAACGGAAAAAGAAACGTTTTGAAACAACCGGCGACCTCATTGAGGTCATCGAACGTATCATGCCCGCGGCGTTTTTCAAAGCTAAGCATCACATTCACCCTGCTACAAGAACTTTTCAGGCACTACGCATTGAAGTTAATGACGAATTTGCACATATTCATTCATTTCTTAAGGCATGCCTTGATCACTTCGCGCCTGATGGAAAATTGGTTTGTATCAGCTTCCATTCACTGGAGGATAGAATAATTAAAACCTTCTTTAAAGAACACTCAGACGCCCTAAAAATTATTACCAAAAAGCCAATAGTTGCTACAGACGAAGAAATTAAACAAAACCCATCATCACGATCTGCTAAGCTTCGAGCAGCTATTTGCATTAAATAG
- the spoVG gene encoding septation regulator SpoVG, whose protein sequence is MEITEIKIFPANEGKLKAYATMVFDNCFIVRDMKIIQSDKGLFVSMPSRRKKDGSFKDIVHPLNADTRKMIEDRIIAEYEKSSGEEQTA, encoded by the coding sequence ATGGAGATTACTGAAATAAAGATTTTTCCTGCTAATGAAGGAAAGTTGAAGGCTTATGCAACAATGGTTTTTGATAACTGCTTCATTGTGCGTGATATGAAAATTATCCAGAGTGATAAGGGGTTGTTTGTATCAATGCCATCCCGCAGGAAAAAAGACGGTTCTTTTAAAGACATCGTCCATCCATTGAATGCAGACACGCGAAAAATGATTGAAGACAGAATCATTGCTGAGTACGAAAAATCGTCTGGCGAAGAGCAAACTGCTTAA
- the lpxA gene encoding acyl-ACP--UDP-N-acetylglucosamine O-acyltransferase produces MTTPHTSFKHEQFFTGTQTFVDPTALLGPDVILEPGVKVGAFSVITGNVKIGAGTKIYPHVSIGFSAQALGVNVAQGSISIGKNCEIREYSSIHASKYADGQTRIGDNCYIMCYAHVSHDATLENNVILTNNVSLGGHTYVEHNAVLMAYSATHQFCRVGKYSALAPFSGIRQDAPPFCLFDGKPAHFVRLNAIGLRRAGITSDDINALKKVCRYFYQDKKPLDQLKRLQDTESWGINSFVQDFIAFIETSERGVSRRSLLDENKINPSTEQ; encoded by the coding sequence ATGACAACACCTCATACTTCATTCAAGCACGAACAATTTTTTACAGGTACACAGACCTTTGTTGATCCAACGGCCCTGCTTGGGCCAGACGTAATTTTGGAACCTGGAGTTAAAGTTGGTGCGTTTAGCGTCATCACCGGCAATGTCAAAATTGGTGCGGGGACCAAAATTTATCCACATGTTAGCATCGGCTTCTCAGCTCAAGCCCTTGGCGTAAATGTTGCACAGGGTTCAATTAGCATTGGTAAAAATTGTGAAATCCGCGAATATTCAAGCATCCACGCATCCAAGTATGCCGACGGCCAAACGCGTATTGGTGATAATTGCTACATCATGTGCTATGCGCACGTTTCACACGATGCAACACTTGAAAACAATGTTATTTTAACGAATAATGTCAGTCTGGGTGGACACACCTACGTCGAGCACAACGCCGTGCTCATGGCATATAGCGCAACCCATCAATTTTGTCGCGTTGGGAAATATAGTGCACTTGCTCCCTTTAGTGGTATTCGTCAAGATGCCCCACCATTCTGCCTTTTTGATGGAAAGCCGGCCCATTTTGTTAGGCTTAATGCAATTGGCCTACGTCGTGCTGGCATAACAAGTGACGATATCAATGCGCTTAAAAAAGTCTGTAGATATTTCTATCAGGATAAAAAGCCACTTGACCAACTTAAACGTTTACAAGATACTGAGTCCTGGGGAATAAATTCTTTCGTACAAGACTTTATTGCTTTTATTGAAACAAGCGAACGAGGCGTATCGCGCCGCAGCTTACTAGATGAAAACAAGATTAACCCATCAACAGAACAGTAA
- a CDS encoding Gfo/Idh/MocA family oxidoreductase, protein MVTIGIIGLGRMGGYHASVCATSSHIKLVGVADPNEKNLKKITTPHVIKSADYKEWIDLVDGVIIAVPTQYHYEVAKDCLLRGKHVLVEKPFTRELWEAEELLGLAQKNNCALHVGHVERFNGAVQELKKIINKPFLIESHRMGPFAPRVQKDSVVLDLMIHDLDIILNLVNSPVKHISARGHKVYSQRCDIANVQVSFENGTIANIISSRASQIKRRTMTIHQKKEFIQLDFTTQDLSIHRHASSSVDIGLDQLKYKQEETIEHLFVYKDNPLKLEVEYFIDAIKNKQNMINHNQDLPALDLTLEIDRLIGAV, encoded by the coding sequence ATGGTAACAATTGGTATTATTGGCCTTGGTCGCATGGGTGGTTATCACGCCTCTGTGTGCGCTACATCATCACATATAAAACTCGTTGGTGTGGCTGATCCAAACGAAAAAAACTTAAAAAAAATAACAACACCTCATGTCATCAAATCTGCTGACTACAAAGAGTGGATTGACCTCGTTGATGGTGTCATTATCGCAGTGCCAACGCAGTATCACTACGAAGTCGCAAAAGATTGCTTGTTACGCGGCAAACACGTCCTTGTCGAAAAGCCATTCACTCGAGAATTATGGGAAGCGGAAGAATTGCTTGGCTTGGCACAAAAAAATAACTGTGCACTCCATGTTGGTCACGTTGAACGATTTAATGGAGCCGTTCAAGAACTTAAAAAAATTATTAATAAGCCGTTCTTGATTGAAAGCCATCGTATGGGGCCCTTTGCCCCACGTGTTCAAAAAGATAGCGTGGTGCTCGACCTCATGATTCATGATCTTGATATAATTTTAAATTTGGTCAACTCACCTGTTAAACACATTAGTGCGCGTGGCCATAAGGTTTATTCTCAGCGTTGCGATATTGCCAACGTGCAAGTAAGCTTTGAGAATGGTACGATTGCAAATATTATCTCAAGCCGTGCTTCACAAATTAAACGACGCACTATGACGATTCACCAAAAGAAAGAGTTCATTCAACTTGATTTCACAACACAAGATCTCTCCATTCATCGCCATGCAAGCTCAAGCGTTGATATTGGCCTTGACCAACTCAAATATAAACAAGAAGAAACTATTGAGCACTTGTTTGTATACAAGGACAATCCATTAAAACTGGAAGTCGAATATTTTATCGACGCAATAAAAAACAAACAAAATATGATCAATCACAACCAAGATCTACCAGCACTCGACTTAACACTTGAAATTGACAGACTGATTGGGGCGGTATGA
- the lpxI gene encoding UDP-2,3-diacylglucosamine diphosphatase LpxI (LpxI, functionally equivalent to LpxH, replaces it in LPS biosynthesis in a minority of bacteria.) → MIGIIAGTGVVPAYACRSLKSKNKDFFVISLFPEQNLALLQDAVGANIDIVPQDFCKAQAILDTLKARGTTQVLFIGKVDKGNLFKKLRLDTFALKLLASLVYKSDKAIMERLIQELAHHNMHVIQQSDVLDGLLVKPGILCGQLDSELEANIKLGMHTADALSTYEVGQTVVVKDKAVLAVEGVEGTDACIKRGIELGNGRVIICKSAHATHNAQYDLPTLGPESLTSLKFGQVHALAWNSERTLIVEREKFVSLAKELAITLVSV, encoded by the coding sequence ATGATCGGCATTATTGCTGGAACAGGCGTTGTTCCCGCATATGCCTGTCGCAGTTTAAAATCAAAAAATAAAGATTTTTTTGTCATCTCACTCTTTCCGGAGCAAAATCTGGCTCTACTACAAGACGCCGTTGGTGCCAACATTGACATTGTCCCACAAGATTTTTGCAAAGCACAAGCTATTCTCGACACCCTTAAGGCACGCGGAACAACTCAAGTCTTATTCATTGGCAAGGTCGACAAGGGAAACCTGTTCAAAAAATTACGACTCGACACATTTGCTCTGAAATTGCTCGCATCACTTGTTTATAAAAGTGACAAGGCAATTATGGAGCGTCTTATCCAAGAACTGGCGCACCACAACATGCACGTCATTCAACAAAGCGATGTACTTGATGGCCTGTTAGTCAAACCGGGTATTTTGTGTGGCCAACTTGACAGCGAGCTAGAAGCAAATATCAAACTCGGCATGCACACAGCTGATGCTCTCTCTACTTACGAAGTCGGTCAAACTGTTGTGGTTAAAGATAAAGCCGTACTTGCCGTTGAAGGCGTTGAAGGAACTGACGCTTGCATTAAACGGGGCATTGAACTCGGAAACGGACGAGTTATCATCTGCAAATCTGCACATGCTACACACAATGCACAGTATGATCTGCCAACCCTGGGGCCGGAATCACTCACCTCTCTCAAATTCGGGCAAGTCCATGCTCTCGCATGGAATAGTGAACGAACGCTCATCGTTGAACGTGAAAAATTTGTTAGCTTAGCCAAAGAACTTGCTATCACACTCGTCTCTGTCTAG
- the ftsW gene encoding putative lipid II flippase FtsW, with product MAVPRSVIKYHLYTFLMTALFLVLVGFVFIYSASSVYALEKFGSAHYFLKKQSVYFCIGLISFVFCSRVPFGLIKRSTPLLFFAALVLTGLTLVPSLGAHCHGSSRWLNVFGFSFQPSEFLKVFFFMYIGFFLDRKYLHIRSFVQSYVPFIAILGVTFLLLLKQPDFGSVVTMFSTSIMIFFIARFQFAHLFVTLVASVPVLLYLIVSRSYRLHRILIFLNPWSDPRGRGFQIIQSLIAIGSGHIWGLGIANSKQKFFYLPMQHTDFIFSIIAEETGFAGSVILLLLYFVLCFSGLRLALQLKDPFQFFTTLGFVLFITLQAGINLMVASGMLPTKGLGLPFVSYGGTALIALCMMAGLITNFVRTHMTLRSF from the coding sequence ATGGCAGTTCCTCGTTCTGTAATAAAATATCATTTGTATACCTTTTTAATGACGGCACTGTTTTTAGTTTTGGTTGGGTTTGTTTTTATCTATTCAGCAAGTTCTGTGTATGCACTTGAAAAGTTTGGATCGGCACATTATTTTCTGAAAAAACAATCTGTCTACTTTTGCATAGGCTTGATTAGTTTTGTTTTTTGTTCTCGTGTGCCATTTGGTTTAATTAAACGTAGTACGCCACTGCTTTTTTTTGCTGCACTTGTATTGACTGGTCTAACATTGGTACCAAGTTTAGGAGCTCATTGTCATGGATCTAGTCGCTGGCTCAATGTTTTTGGCTTTAGTTTTCAACCGAGCGAGTTTTTGAAAGTTTTTTTTTTCATGTATATTGGCTTTTTTCTTGATCGTAAGTATTTACACATACGGTCGTTCGTTCAAAGTTATGTACCATTTATAGCAATTTTAGGGGTTACGTTTCTGTTATTGCTTAAGCAGCCTGACTTTGGTTCTGTAGTGACAATGTTTTCAACATCTATCATGATTTTTTTTATTGCGCGGTTTCAATTTGCCCATTTGTTTGTGACACTTGTTGCAAGTGTGCCAGTGTTGCTTTATTTGATTGTTTCACGTTCATATCGTCTTCATCGGATTTTAATTTTTCTTAATCCTTGGTCAGATCCACGAGGCCGCGGTTTTCAAATTATTCAGTCGCTTATTGCTATCGGATCGGGACATATTTGGGGGCTTGGTATAGCCAATTCAAAGCAAAAATTTTTCTACTTACCGATGCAGCATACCGACTTTATTTTTTCAATTATTGCCGAGGAGACAGGGTTTGCAGGATCTGTAATATTGTTGTTGCTCTATTTTGTTCTTTGTTTTTCAGGTCTGCGCTTAGCCTTGCAGTTAAAAGATCCCTTTCAATTTTTTACAACACTTGGTTTTGTGTTGTTCATTACTTTGCAGGCGGGTATTAATTTGATGGTTGCCTCAGGCATGCTCCCTACTAAGGGACTAGGGTTGCCCTTTGTCAGCTACGGAGGGACAGCGTTGATTGCACTTTGTATGATGGCGGGTCTCATTACTAACTTTGTGCGGACACATATGACACTTCGAAGTTTCTAG